One segment of Anatilimnocola aggregata DNA contains the following:
- a CDS encoding DsrE family protein yields the protein MRFFSGLLVVAVSACGFAACAEPPSFQFPAVVDYGGVAPLPDAAEQPRAGVKVVFDITPEAKPEDVNKGLETVARYLNLNAQAGHKTSDVRIALVLHGGATKVALSDAAYAQHTGAKHNPNSKLLRELKKCGVEVFVCGQSLARNKFAASEVNPDVTIAVSAMTVNINKQLDGYAYLAIH from the coding sequence ATGCGGTTTTTTTCTGGCCTGCTAGTTGTCGCAGTTTCAGCTTGTGGATTCGCGGCCTGTGCCGAACCTCCCAGCTTTCAGTTTCCTGCTGTGGTGGACTACGGCGGCGTTGCGCCCTTGCCCGATGCCGCCGAACAGCCACGCGCGGGCGTAAAGGTCGTGTTCGACATCACACCCGAAGCAAAGCCGGAGGACGTCAACAAGGGGCTCGAAACAGTAGCTCGCTATTTGAATCTCAATGCTCAGGCCGGCCACAAGACGAGCGATGTTCGCATCGCCTTAGTCTTGCACGGCGGCGCTACCAAGGTGGCTTTGAGTGATGCAGCCTATGCGCAGCATACAGGCGCGAAACACAACCCTAACTCCAAGCTGCTTCGAGAACTAAAGAAGTGCGGGGTCGAAGTCTTTGTTTGTGGGCAGTCACTCGCCCGGAACAAGTTCGCTGCCAGCGAGGTCAATCCCGACGTGACCATTGCTGTTTCCGCGATGACAGTGAACATCAACAAGCAGCTGGACGGTTATGCCTATCTTGCCATTCACTAA
- a CDS encoding MBL fold metallo-hydrolase, which produces MQLKQYYLACLSQASYLILDEKTKTAAVVDPQRDIDQYTRDAADAGCQIKHVFLTHFHADFLAGHIELRDKVGATIHLGRRADAEFAVNKVKDGDRIEFGDVRLQILETPGHTPEGISILVFDLAKSTSEPFAVLTGDTLFIGDVGRPDLLASIGVTADELADMLYDSLTNKLVTLPDATLVYPAHGAGSMCGKSLSKETVSTIGEQKKFNYALQPMSRAEFKQLVTAEQPEAPSYFVHDAMLNRQERPNLEGTLTKSLKSMSLNEVISQRDQGAQLLDVRSALDFAGAHLAGSLNIDLQGKYATWCGTMLEHERPIVVIAESGNEPEAVMRLGRIGFDNVVGFLQDGMSALREHQEFIRQIDRITAVALSEQRAADLPPQIVDVRSEKEWNSGHIAGSVNIPLNHLRERATELAPDRPIVVHCEGGYRSAIAASLLAQLGHSQVQDLAGGFKAWSASQLPTETNAMAASTS; this is translated from the coding sequence ATGCAACTCAAACAATACTATCTCGCCTGTCTCTCCCAGGCTTCTTACCTGATCTTGGATGAGAAAACAAAGACCGCAGCGGTAGTCGATCCGCAACGAGACATCGACCAATACACTCGCGATGCGGCAGATGCAGGTTGCCAGATCAAGCATGTATTCCTCACGCACTTTCATGCCGACTTTCTGGCCGGACACATCGAACTGCGCGACAAAGTGGGAGCCACCATTCATCTCGGTCGGCGCGCGGACGCTGAGTTTGCCGTGAACAAAGTGAAGGATGGAGATCGGATCGAATTCGGTGATGTGCGATTGCAGATCCTCGAAACGCCTGGACACACTCCTGAAGGGATTTCGATTCTCGTTTTCGATCTCGCCAAGTCGACAAGCGAACCTTTCGCGGTCCTCACTGGCGATACCCTGTTTATTGGCGATGTCGGTCGGCCCGATCTACTCGCGTCGATCGGCGTGACTGCGGACGAATTAGCCGACATGCTGTACGACTCGCTGACGAACAAGCTCGTCACTTTGCCGGATGCCACGCTGGTTTATCCAGCGCATGGTGCCGGGTCGATGTGCGGCAAGAGCTTGAGCAAGGAAACGGTTTCGACGATTGGCGAGCAGAAGAAATTCAACTACGCACTGCAACCAATGAGCCGCGCGGAGTTCAAGCAACTGGTTACTGCCGAGCAACCCGAAGCGCCAAGCTATTTTGTTCACGACGCGATGCTCAATCGCCAAGAGCGGCCGAATCTCGAAGGGACTCTCACCAAGTCGTTGAAATCGATGTCGCTGAACGAAGTCATCAGCCAGCGAGATCAAGGCGCGCAATTATTGGATGTCCGCAGCGCGCTTGATTTTGCCGGAGCGCATTTGGCTGGCTCGCTTAACATCGATCTGCAGGGAAAATATGCTACCTGGTGCGGCACCATGCTCGAACACGAGCGGCCGATTGTCGTGATCGCCGAATCGGGCAACGAGCCAGAGGCTGTGATGCGGCTCGGCCGAATTGGGTTCGATAATGTCGTCGGTTTCTTGCAAGATGGCATGAGTGCGTTGCGCGAACATCAGGAGTTCATTCGCCAGATCGATCGCATCACAGCCGTCGCGCTCAGCGAACAGCGCGCAGCAGATTTGCCGCCACAGATTGTTGATGTACGCTCCGAAAAGGAGTGGAACAGCGGACATATTGCCGGCAGCGTGAACATTCCACTCAATCACCTGCGAGAACGCGCCACCGAGCTTGCTCCCGACCGACCCATAGTCGTGCATTGCGAAGGTGGATATCGTTCGGCCATTGCGGCCAGCCTGCTGGCTCAACTGGGGCATTCCCAGGTGCAAGATCTCGCTGGTGGCTTCAAAGCCTGGAGTGCATCCCAGCTGCCGACAGAAACGAATGCAATGGCAGCCAGCACTTCGTAG